GATAATAAGGACTCCAATCCATTTCAGACGGACTTCTTGGACTGCGAGAGTTAGCAAcaaccaaatttttaaaaataaaatagaaggTAATCccaaattatataaaaaatatatgtaaAAAGAGTTTATCGGTCACAGTTCTCAGCCAAACACAACTACTGTATATAAACTTACTACTCAAGTTCATGATCCGAAAGGACATTTGCATGCGCTCTTTGACGAAACAAACGTTTCTGTAAACAATATTAGTTAAAAGTCAATACACAAGATAATTTTGTATGAGAACATACCATGGGCAATCGCCCCTCCACACCTCCTTGCTTGGACAAACGTTTCAGCTTCTTCCTTGCCTCCTCTTCTTCCCTTTGCAATTGTGCTGCAGATTTTTTGGCTGTAGCAGACATTTTCTCTCTTTAGTTGAGCACACGAAAACCCCAAAAGGTAAAGGTTTAGTAAACTAGCTGTGCTgtagtaaaaatttgactgagaccaaaaaatttgtattcAAATCAGCTCAGTGTAAAATTTATCTAAGCGAGAAAACTAAAAGAGATATTTGAATGACttagtaaaatttataCTTTAAACATTTcataaaaagtaattaaacTTGTTCAGTGCGCAAGTTCACGCTTCgctttttaattattcaaattgGGTTTGAAAAAGGGAAATGTTATGTTACCTAATAATTTAGAAGTACattgtaaatatatataaaaatttgctcATATTCTATCTAAATATGCAAAACAAATTGAGGTAGAAGAAAGACATGCATTCAAATGCGTCCAATTCACCAGTAAGCATTTCGTTGTTACATGCACACTAAACTAACCTCAAACAATACAGGTACAATAACGCAAATCTAGTCATTACTTGAGAGCACCAGCACTCTTAGCGGCGCCTAGAATAAGTTCGGTGATCTCATCCATCCCAACTTGATTTTTGACTTGTGCAAAAACAATGGGTCCATTCTCACGAATCTTTTTTGCATCACGATCCATGACCGACAAATCAGCACCGACCAACTTAGCTAGATCTGTTTTGTTGATAATCAACAGATCTGACTCCGTGATACCAGGTCCACCCTTACGTGGAATCTTGTCGCCTCCAGATACATCAATTACATAGATAATGAAATCAGCGAGATCACGAGAGTAATTTGCAGCTAAGTTATCACCTCCTGACTCCACGAGTAGTAATTCTGTGTTGAACTCGGATTGCAACTCCTCCAATGCGACCAAATTACCGGAGACGTCTTCACGAATAGCAGCGTGTGGACAACCGCCTGTTTCGATTGCGCGAATTCTCTCTTCGGGAAGTGCCTTGTTAcgaattaaaaattcttgATCTTCACGAGTAAATATGTCGTTGGTAACAACTCCGATGCTATATTTTTCACCCAAGAGCCTGCAAAGCTGAAGCAAAAGTGCAGTTTTACCAGAACCGACCGGTCCTCCGACGCCAATGGTAAAGGCACGACGAGAGAAGTCTCTATGATTGAACTGAGGAAGTTCACGCTTCAAGTAGCTGCCAGGCGTTTCCATAGCATCGTGAGAATGGCCATGCTCTTGGATGAACTGCAATCTGGCAGCTTCGCTGGAAGAGTTGGAAGATGAATCATGGCTGTGATGATCGTGACCATGATGATCATGGTTATGATGGTCGTAATCGTGTGTATGGTGATGAGTCGAGTCATCAGAACCTCCCTTGTGAAGAAAAGGAATCGCCATGTTTTGAATTAGAAGAATGTGAAATAAATCTACgcaagttttaaaaattttgaaaatcctAGTTTGGCAGATGTGGAAAGTTAGAGGAAACCAAAAAGTAAAGTTATACCAAGCTTCCAAATTACCTGATTTGTAAGATTTTATAAGTGTAAATACAAATGAAGGTAAAGGgataagaaaaatatttaattaatcaCGAGAAATTGTAAAACTGATTATATTCGACGTGAAATAAACCAAGGAGGAAATGGGAGTGTTATTGGTGAGGCAGATTTGCTATTTACTATTGTAGATAAAAGGTGCGCTACACTAATATCGAAATTTCGGTCGTTAGCATTATCCACAATTGAGTTACttaagaaattgaaatcCAAGCAAACTGTAAGGCACTTGACATTTTCAAGAAGGTTGGGGAAGGtcatttatttgataaGAGAACAAGCGCCATTGAAACTGTTTACAATTTATAACGCCTAAATAGTTTtacaaacgaaaaaaaaaaaacttgttGAAAGAGTATACAGAAGTTGATTACTGAATTCAGTAAAACTAATTCCTACAGAACTGATTTACTGCAAGTTTTCCATAAAGGGATATTGTTACAATAAATCGCTATACGGAGCTGATTGAAGGATAttattaaatctttttattatagGAATACCCGTAAGATGATATTTACTAAATATTAAATCCTTAATGAGGATATCGGTTTTAAGGAGTTATAGTGGGTTTTCGATTAAATGTAGTCAAATAGTAAATTTTCGAAATGGAATGGCAAAACCAGTTATATTtctattataaaaataaagtttGGTAATGGTATAGTTGTCGTTTGAAGCATTATAATTAAGCTGCTTTGTTTGCTACGTTGTCCTTTCCTCCTATTGTTATTACTGACTAGATGGATGAAACGAACGAGTGAAACATAATGTGCCTCACCGCCATACAGTACTGTTAAGATACCTATAATTGTTAAACATCAGTATCCATCTTTAccgttaaaaaaagatgcgTAAAATAGCTTTCgaatgtcagcaatactatactacgttgcgtatcactatatgtcacatgttcaACATCAGATCATAGGTATTCATTGATAACAACTATTTAGAAagattataaatagagctacaactgaacctcgttcctcaattcagttatgagctatatcGGTGACCGATACTAACAGACTTcttataacaataaatataatattgttAGTTAACATACCGCATACCGCTACATTGTAGATCGCAAGCAAAACTCACCGTTGCTCTATGTATCGTTAAACAGATACCAAGCTGCGTAGATGACATTCTTCAATTGTAAGATGCTACAGTAAATAGTTTTAAAGAGGTCTAG
Above is a genomic segment from Schizosaccharomyces pombe strain 972h- genome assembly, chromosome: III containing:
- the ure7 gene encoding urease accessory protein UREG; this encodes MAIPFLHKGGSDDSTHHHTHDYDHHNHDHHGHDHHSHDSSSNSSSEAARLQFIQEHGHSHDAMETPGSYLKRELPQFNHRDFSRRAFTIGVGGPVGSGKTALLLQLCRLLGEKYSIGVVTNDIFTREDQEFLIRNKALPEERIRAIETGGCPHAAIREDVSGNLVALEELQSEFNTELLLVESGGDNLAANYSRDLADFIIYVIDVSGGDKIPRKGGPGITESDLLIINKTDLAKLVGADLSVMDRDAKKIRENGPIVFAQVKNQVGMDEITELILGAAKSAGALK